In Poecilia reticulata strain Guanapo linkage group LG17, Guppy_female_1.0+MT, whole genome shotgun sequence, the following proteins share a genomic window:
- the LOC103479158 gene encoding potassium voltage-gated channel subfamily V member 2, whose translation MAAIKPKLKALKKRRSSLFASVKRDLSFSQSAEEEEYVFPFSQDSSVKPWTSMDNLDSPDGKKIKAENLPNPRRSNIVNLNIGGKIFHIPKHLALRYPRTRIGTLALCDDPVKRLTLCDDYNVVSNEFFFDRDPMFFHYIFHFYCSNVLWVMDSLCPVNFEEEMSFWGLKLKDTPRCCRILFEEKVDDIRDQLKVNQELIDEIKPHQDEECYKTMFLGGLRKILWDLMENPYSSLPAKAFAVFSSLFVLISIVAMTMNTVQELREYKVAGKTFMEWVEIASILFFTLEYFLRLVTTSNIKHFLRSALNFVDVVAVMPYFLQIIFETFVIDAEDASAQEDLKAMSRVSKVSKVLKVVKLMRIFRILKLARHSTGMRAFGFTIRQCSEQVCCLFLFIAMGIFTFSALMHSVEVDQPGTPFSSIPDAWWWAAVSISTVGYGDVIPVSYLGRCVAFACISFGIILNGMPISILFNKFSDYYAKLKEQEYSFSNTERTFQLQRRLRRKFDRCFEPPPEDSDDDIHYRPSGRHTDFDYDFDD comes from the exons ATGGCAGCCATAAAGCCCAAGCTGAAGGCGCTGAAAAAGCGTCGCTCCAGTCTTTTTGCCAGTGTGAAGCGGGATCTGAGCTTTTCACAGagcgcagaagaagaagaatatgtATTTCCCTTTTCACAGGACAGCTCGGTAAAACCATGGACTTCGATGGACAACCTCGACAGTCcggatgggaaaaaaataaaggcgGAAAATTTGCCCAACCCAAGAAGATCAAACATTGTCAACCTAAATATAGGTGGAAAAATATTCCACATCCCAAAGCACTTGGCTCTCCGATATCCAAGGACCAGGATCGGAACCCTTGCTTTGTGTGATGATCCGGTGAAGCGGCTCACTCTCTGTGATGATTATAATGTTGTGAGCAATGAGTTCTTCTTTGATAGAGACCCTATGTTTTTCCATTATATATTTCACTTCTACTGCAGCAATGTCCTCTGGGTGATGGACAGCCTCTGTCCTGTCAACTTTGAGGAAGAGATGTCATTTTGGGGACTGAAACTGAAAGACACTCCAAG GTGCTGTCGGATATTATTTGAGGAGAAGGTGGATGACATTAGAGACCAACTGAAGGTTAACCAGGAGCTGATTGATGAGATTAAACCTCACCAGGATGAGGAATGCTACAAGACCATGTTTCTAGGAGGTTTGCGAAAGATTCTCTGGGATTTGATGGAGAATCCGTACTCCTCCCTACCAGCCAAAGCCTTTGCTGTGTTCTCCAGTCTTTTTGTTCTCATCTCCATTGTTGCCATGACAATGAACACCGTACAGGAACTTAGGGAATACAAAGTTGCAGGCAAAACCTTCATGGAATGGGTGGAGATTGCTTCCATCCTCTTCTTCACTCTAGAATATTTTTTACGTCTAGTCACCACATCcaacatcaaacattttttgaggAGTGCCCTCAATTTTGTTGATGTGGTCGCTGTCATGCCCTACTTTCTCCAGATAATCTTTGAGACATTTGTTATAGATGCAGAAGATGCTAGTGCACAAGAAGATCTGAAAGCCATGTCACGAGTCAGTAAGGTCAGCAAGGTGCTCAAAGTGGTCAAGCTGATGCGAATCTTTCGTATCCTGAAACTTGCTCGTCACTCCACTGGCATGAGGGCCTTCGGTTTCACCATCCGCCAGTGCTCTGAGCAG GTATGCTGTCTGTTTCTCTTCATCGCCATGGGCATCTTCACCTTCTCTGCTCTCATGCATTCTGTTGAGGTGGATCAGCCTGGGACGCCATTCAGCAGCATACCAGATGCCTGGTGGTGGGCCGCA GTGAGCATCTCTACTGTTGGTTATGGAGATGTCATCCCAGTCTCCTACCTTGGCCGCTGTGTGGCGTTTGCCTGCATCTCTTTTGGCATCATTCTTAATGGAATGCCCATCTCCATTCTGTTCAACAAGTTCTCTGACTACTATGCCAAACTGAAGGAGCAGGAATATTCATTTTCCAACACGGAACGCACATTCCAGCTCCAGAGACGGTTGCGACGTAAGTTTGACCGCTGCTTCGAACCACCGCCTGAAGATTCTGATGATGACATTCACTATCGACCCAGTGGAAGACATACTGACTTTGACTACGACTTTGATGATTGA
- the insl3 gene encoding insulin-like 3 (Leydig cell), which translates to MAAARWLLGLLVVLLAAARLGQAQDRIKMCGRELIRLAVSSCGNSRLRRSILDSELSQQQLAAGWDQDASTEENQASETLQIPSSSLAPHWHPLTFRIRRSAGKISDICCEKGCSMKELIQFC; encoded by the exons ATGGCTGCTGCTAGGTGGCTGCTGGGTCTGCTGGTGGTGCTGCTGGCTGCAGCGCGGCTGGGTCAAGCACAGGACAGGATTAAGATGTGTGGGCGAGAGCTGATCCGTCTGGCCGTCTCGTCCTGTGGGAACTCTCGGCTGAGGAGAAGCATCCTGGACTCAGAACTGAGCCAACAGCAGCTCGCCGCAGGCT GGGACCAGGATGCCTCCACTGAGGAGAACCAGGCTTCAGAGACACTCCAAatcccctcctcctctttggCTCCTCATTGGCACCCACTGACCTTTCGAATCAGACGATCCGCTGGAAAAATATCTGACATTTGCTGTGAGAAAGGATGCAGCATGAAAGAGCTGATTCAGTTTTGCTAA